A region of Fibrobacter sp. DNA encodes the following proteins:
- a CDS encoding phospholipase D-like domain-containing protein has protein sequence MSEIFTKYIANEEHYSEVIERIAKVRDTLWIGTADIKDLYVKQNDEAIPLLGQIAGLLKKGVGVRLVHAKEPGPNFREDFDRFPILATDLERVLCPRVHFKMVIFDLEVAYIGSANLTGAGIGMKSAFKRNFEAGILTNDPQIVEAAINQFDTLWMGAHCKNCGRQEYCGDRIK, from the coding sequence ATGTCCGAAATTTTCACCAAGTACATCGCCAACGAAGAGCATTACAGCGAAGTCATCGAGCGTATCGCAAAAGTTCGCGACACCCTGTGGATTGGTACCGCCGACATCAAGGACTTGTATGTAAAGCAGAACGACGAGGCCATTCCCCTGCTGGGACAAATTGCGGGCCTGCTGAAAAAGGGCGTGGGCGTGCGCCTGGTTCACGCCAAGGAACCGGGCCCAAATTTCCGCGAAGACTTTGACCGATTCCCGATTTTGGCCACAGACCTGGAACGAGTGCTTTGCCCCCGCGTACATTTCAAGATGGTGATTTTTGACCTGGAAGTGGCCTACATCGGATCTGCCAACTTGACAGGTGCGGGCATCGGCATGAAAAGTGCTTTCAAGCGTAATTTTGAAGCCGGTATTTTGACTAATGATCCGCAAATCGTCGAAGCCGCCATCAACCAGTTTGACACCCTATGGATGGGCGCCCACTGCAAGAACTGCGGTCGTCAGGAATATTGCGGGGACAGGATTAAGTAG
- a CDS encoding fibrobacter succinogenes major paralogous domain-containing protein, with product MFSTVFVCVFYALLFCIITACNNSFTDDRDGQSYDMVQIGNQIWMAENLNFAGAVDAGAINPKDGAANPNVNVSNGATLASFCPDGDDRNCKKYGRLYTWAAAQKACPAGWHLPSADEFDAMFMATMAADVRGAAMAQAANVTTVGGLLKSSSGWFKKGNGTDAVHFNALPAGYMAAAENSSGQPDASSESPVGKFDGIGGYAHFWSATEDPNEPAFAFYLHLSFSSKEALVKPYDKGEARSVRCVRN from the coding sequence ATGTTTTCAACTGTATTCGTCTGTGTTTTTTACGCACTGCTGTTCTGCATCATTACTGCCTGCAACAACTCCTTCACCGACGATCGTGACGGTCAATCCTACGACATGGTGCAAATCGGCAACCAAATCTGGATGGCGGAAAACCTGAACTTCGCAGGCGCTGTTGATGCCGGCGCGATTAACCCGAAAGATGGCGCGGCCAACCCGAATGTCAACGTTTCTAACGGCGCGACTCTCGCATCCTTCTGCCCCGACGGCGACGATCGCAACTGCAAAAAATACGGTCGCCTATATACATGGGCGGCAGCGCAGAAAGCATGCCCTGCAGGATGGCACTTGCCTTCCGCCGATGAGTTCGATGCCATGTTCATGGCGACGATGGCTGCGGACGTTCGCGGAGCGGCTATGGCCCAAGCTGCAAACGTTACAACTGTTGGCGGGTTACTCAAATCATCCAGCGGTTGGTTTAAGAAAGGAAACGGCACTGACGCGGTTCACTTCAACGCACTCCCTGCCGGCTACATGGCCGCGGCGGAAAACTCCAGCGGCCAGCCCGACGCTTCCAGCGAATCACCTGTAGGCAAGTTCGATGGCATCGGCGGCTATGCTCATTTCTGGAGTGCAACGGAAGACCCAAACGAGCCTGCTTTCGCCTTCTATCTTCATCTTTCCTTTAGCAGCAAGGAAGCCCTCGTTAAGCCTTACGATAAAGGTGAGGCTCGCTCCGTACGTTGCGTTCGCAACTAA
- a CDS encoding fibrobacter succinogenes major paralogous domain-containing protein, with protein sequence MKNFIAKMGAVLIVFLAASASYAATMKDSRDGKTYKTVKIGNQEWMAENLNYQTDESKCYDNKPENCDKYGRLYVWREAVTACPDGWHLPSKEEFEELEKLAGQKAGDIDKAGTVLKSTTGWKDNDGKRGNGTDGLGFGALPAGDYYSDLGFYGEGYGAVFWSSTESYSDDAYSLDLLYGSEGASVINYGKYGAFSVRCVKNP encoded by the coding sequence ATGAAGAATTTTATTGCGAAGATGGGTGCTGTTCTGATTGTGTTTCTAGCGGCATCGGCAAGTTATGCCGCGACAATGAAGGATAGCCGTGATGGCAAGACCTATAAGACTGTAAAGATTGGCAACCAGGAATGGATGGCGGAGAATCTGAATTATCAGACCGATGAAAGCAAGTGTTACGATAACAAACCCGAAAACTGCGACAAGTATGGCCGCCTTTATGTTTGGAGAGAAGCCGTTACCGCTTGCCCGGATGGCTGGCACCTGCCCAGCAAGGAAGAATTTGAGGAATTAGAAAAACTTGCCGGTCAAAAGGCTGGTGATATCGACAAGGCAGGAACCGTGCTGAAGTCCACTACTGGCTGGAAAGATAATGACGGAAAGAGAGGCAATGGGACTGACGGCCTCGGCTTTGGGGCGTTGCCTGCAGGCGACTACTACAGCGACCTCGGCTTCTACGGCGAGGGCTACGGCGCAGTCTTCTGGTCTTCTACGGAGAGCTATAGTGACGACGCGTACAGCCTGGATTTGCTCTACGGCAGCGAGGGTGCAAGCGTGATCAACTACGGTAAGTACGGCGCTTTTTCCGTTCGTTGTGTCAAGAATCCCTAG